Proteins from a single region of Macrotis lagotis isolate mMagLag1 chromosome 2, bilby.v1.9.chrom.fasta, whole genome shotgun sequence:
- the PHLDA1 gene encoding pleckstrin homology-like domain family A member 1, which produces MAGGVAGQGSGGGQGGASLARPTLQSRGAPAGTASQAPAPRPGKETVTAGAGGSQGSPIGGGGGGGGGSRTPGPGPRAPCPRLRAARAALPCVLLLSLLYSLRLGGRESRWGEDGGRLLLLPPAPAPTRRGRRGAAEAAARRSRGGGGGGHPYAERMLESGGCKALKEGVLEKRSDGLLQLWKKKCCILTEEGLLLIPPKQLQQQQQQQQQQQQQQAAAAEQPQPSPPAPAAVAAAAGLEPPAKLKELHFSNMKTVDCVERKGKYMYFTVVMAEGKEIDFRCPQDQGWNAEITLQMVQYKNRQAILAVKSTRQKQQHLVQQQPPPPPPQQQQQPPPPPQQQPLLLPRDPHPHPHPHPHPQQLPQPQQGHHRLLRSTSNSA; this is translated from the exons GGTGGGGTAGCCGGGCAGGGGTCTGGGGGCGGTCAGGGAGGAGCTAGTCTTGCTCGTCCCACCCTCCAGTCCAGGGGCGCTCCGGCCGGGACCGCCTCCCAGGCTCCGGCCCCCCGCCCAGGGAAGGAGACAGTGA CGGCCGGCGCGGGAGGCAGCCAGGGCAGCCCGATCggcggcggaggaggaggaggaggaggaagcagGACCCCAGgacccgggccccgggccccctGCCCGCGGCTCCGCGCCGCCCGCGCCGCCCTGCCCTGCGTGCTCCTGCTCAGCCTCCTCTACTCTCTCCGCTTGGGCGGCCGCGAGAGCCGCTGGGGGGAGGACGGCGGCCGCCTGCTGCTGCTGCCCCCGGCGCCGGCGCCTACGAGGCGAGGACGGCGAGGAGCGGCGGAGGCGGCGGCCCGCAGGAGCAGgggcggcggaggcggcggccACCCCTATGCCGAGAGGATGCTGGAGAGCGGCGGCTGCAAGGCGCTGAAGGAGGGCGTGCTGGAGAAGCGCAGCGACGGGCTGCTGCAGCTGTGGAAGAAGAAATGCTGCATCCTCACCGAGGAGGGGCTGCTGCTCATCCCGCCCAAgcagctgcagcagcagcagcagcagcagcagcagcagcagcagcagcaggcgGCCGCGGCCGAGCAGCCCCAGCCCagccccccggcccccgccgccgtcgccgccgccgccggcctgGAGCCGCCCGCCAAGCTCAAGGAGCTGCATTTCTCCAACATGAAGACGGTGGACTGCGTGGAGCGCAAGGGCAAGTACATGTACTTCACCGTGGTCATGGCCGAGGGCAAGGAGATCGACTTTCGGTGCCCCCAGGACCAGGGCTGGAACGCGGAGATCACGCTGCAGATGGTGCAGTACAAGAACCGCCAGGCCATCCTGGCCGTCAAGTCCACCCGGCAGAAGCAGCAGCACCTCGTGCAGCAGCAgccgccgcctccgccgccgcagcagcagcagcagccgccgccgccgccgcaacAGCAGCCGCTGCTACTTCCCCGGGACCCGCACCCGCATCCGCACCCGCACCCGCACCCGCAGCAGCTACCGCAGCCGCAGCAGGGCCACCACCGCTTGCTCCGCAGCACCTCCAACTCCGCCTGA